A stretch of DNA from Gimesia chilikensis:
CTGGCGGGTGTCCAGCCTCCGGATTCAGGAAAACTGCTGATTGAAGGAGCTGAAGTCTCAATCTCTGACGTAGAGGCTGCGTTGGAGAACGGGATCGCCCTGATTCACCAGGAGTTGAACCTCTGTGAGAATCTGGACATCGCAGCCAATATTTTTCTGGGACGAGAACCCGCTTCCTGGAATGTGATAAACCAGCAGCAGACTTACCTCGAATCCGAAAAACTGCTCAAACAGGTGGGGCTGAATCTTCCCCCGCAAACTCTGGTAGGGGACCTGACCGTCGGGCAGCAACAGATGGTCGAAATTGCCAAGGCTCTTTCGATCAATGCCCGAATCCTGATTATGGATGAACCCACCTCATCTCTTTCTCTGCATGAATCGGAGGCCCTGTTTGCCGTCATTCGTGAGCTGAAGGCACGAGGGGTCAGTGTGATTTACATTTCGCATCGGCTGGGTGAGGTCAACGATCTGGCAGACCGTGTCGTCGTCTTACGCGATGGCGAAAACGCAGGCGATCTGGATCGTGCCTCGATCTCTCATGAACGGATGGTGCAATTAATGGTGGGCAGGAATGTCTCCCAGTTTTTTCCACATACGCCCCATGAACCCGGCCCGGTCGTTATGGAAGTCAAGAATCTCCGCACCCCTGCTTATCCGTCTCACTTCATCAACTTCTCGATCAGGCAGAATGAAATCGTTGGGATTTCAGGACTGGTCGGAGCAGGCCGTACAGAACTGATGCAGGTGCTGTTTGGCATCGACGCCCCTCTCAGTGGTTCCATCTCTATCAACGGACAGGCAATACAGATCAATTCTCCCAAGGATGCCATTCGTGCCGGTCTGGCACTGGTGCCTGAAGACCGTAAATTGCAGGGACTGGTGCTGGAGATGGCAGTCCGCGAAAACATGAGTCTGGCCAGCCTGACGCGCGATCGAAAATCACTGGGTAGAATTAATTTTAATCAGGAACGCAACATCTCCGAAGAGATGATCGCGGCGATGAAAATCAAAACTCCCAGCGATAGTCAGATCGTGCAGTTTTTATCTGGCGGAAATCAACAGAAGGTCGTGCTGGGAAAATGGCTGGCCATGAATCCCCGCGTGCTGCTGCTCGACGAACCCACCCGCGGCGTTGATATTGGGGCGAAGGAAGAAATCTACACACTGATGAATCAACTGGCCTCTCAAGGCATGGCGGTCCTGTTCGTCAGTAGTGATCTGGAAGAGATCCGCGGTATCTCTGACCGTGTGCTGGTCATGCATGAGGGACAGATGACAGGCGAACTCTCCCGCGATGAATTGAGCGAGGAGGCCATCATGCAACTGGCGACCGGCCAGACACTCAGCCACAGTCAGACGCAATGATCATCTAAGCTGAAATCATACCTGAGAATCAGAATCATGAAAAAAATACTGGGAATTTTAATCTTACTGATTGTTGTCTGCGGCGTGACTGCCATCTCGAATGAGAACTTTGTGTCTGCATATAACATTCAGAATGTCACGCGACTCACATCCCTGTTTGGAATTATCAGTATTGGCGTCGCCTTTGTCATCATTTCCGGCGGCATTGATCTGTCGATCGGTTCGGTGATCTGCCTGATTGGGACCATGTTGCCATACCTGCTGGCCAAAGGGGTTCCCGTTCCGCTTGCCTTCCTGATCGTCGGCGCTCTCTCAATCTGTATCGGCCTCGCACATGGTTTACTGATTACCAAATTGAAACTGCAACCCTTTATCGTGACCCTGTGTGGCCTGTTGATCTATCGGGGTGTCGCCCGGGGGATTACCGAGGATCAAACCCAGGGCTTCGGTACGGCTCATGCAGGACTCCGCTATCTGGCAACGGGCAAAATCGATCTCCCCTTCATCGAAGGTTTCAAGTTACCTGTCCCGTTCTTAATTATGCTGGGCCTGGCTCTGCTGGCTGCTTTCCTGCTGAATAAAACGATTTTTGGCCGCTATCTGAAAGCTATCGGAAACAATGAGGCAGCCGCCCGGTATTCCGGCATCAAGACCGATAAAGTGGTGATTACGGCCTATGTGATCTGCTCGTTTCTGGCAGGCATCGGGGGCATCCTGTTCGGCCTGGATATCAACTCGGTCCAGCCCGAGGGGATTGGTAATTTCTACGAACTGTACGCGATTGCAGCAGCGGTGCTGGGGGGATGCAGTATTCGCGGCGGTGAAGGGACGATTCTGGGAGTGGTAATCGGTGCCGCTCTGATGCGGGTTCTACGTAATTCAATCACCATGCTGGGGATTCCCTCCCAGCTGGAATTTGCTATCATTGGTGCAGTAATTCTGGTCGGCGTCGTCTCAGACGAACTTGTGAAACGTTATGCACAGAAACGCCGGGCGATTCAGCAGGCCAGACAGACATCGGGATAGTCGTTTCGAAAGCTTCGGAATCATCAGTATGATCACCTACGAATATTTTTGTGAATCAAACAACGAAACAGTTGAAGTCAGCCATCGCATGAGCGAATCGCTCAAAACCTGGGGTGAAGTCTGCGAGAAAGCAGGAGTCCCCCTCAACGGCACTCCCGCGGCAGCTCCGGTCGAACGTCTGATCTCAGGCGGATTGCTTTTCAAAGGGGAAAGCAGTAATAAAAAATCTCAACTTCCCATGGCCGATCCCGGCTGTGGACGATCCAATTGCTGCCGCCACCATTAATCTTCACATTTCCGCGTCATTGCATTGTGCTGCTGCCTGATGTGACTGTCACGACAAAAGGTATCCCGTGTCACTCTTCCGGATAAAAAATGGAACGGTCTACGATCCAGCCAATGGAGTCAATGGTGAGGTCCGCGACCTCTGGATTCAGGATGGTAAGATCATCGACCGTCCCCTGGATGCAGACTCGTTCACCGGTAAAACCCTGGATGCCAGCGGCTACACCGTGATGCCGGGTGGGATCGATATGCACTGTCATATTGCCGGTCCCAAAGTGAACGCAGGCCGAAAAATGACGCCCGAGATGAAGCGTCAGGCTGCTCCCATCTTCCGCACAGAACAGACGCGTTCCGGCACAGGAGGCGTGGTGCCCAGCACCTTCGCCACCGGATACCTGTTCGCCAGTATCGGCTATACCACGGCCATGGACGCTGCTATTCCAGGATTGCACGCCCGCCATGCCCATGAGGAACTGCAGGACACCCCGATTCTGGATAAAGGCTTCTACCTGCTGTTCGGCAACAATCATTTCGTAATGAAGCATCTGCGGAATCAGGATCAGAATGCGCTGGACTCCTATTGCGCCTGGCTGCTGGAATCGGCCAAGGGTTACACGATCAAAATCGTGAACCCGGGTGGTGTGGAAGACTGGAAACAGATCAGTCGCAAATCGATGTGGGAACTGGATGCACCCGTAGAAGGTTTCGGCGTGACTCCCCGCCAGATTGTACGCGGACTGGCAGGCACCGCTGATCGCCTGGAACTCCCCCACTCAGTACATATCCACTGTAATAATCTGGGAATTCCCGGCAACTGGGAAACGACTCTAAACACGATGGAATCGCTTGAGGGGCACCGAGGCCATTTAGCACACGTCCAGTTTCATTCGTATGATGGCGATCCTAACGACCCGAGCAGCTTTTCCTCGGCTACCCAGAAACTGGTTGATTACGTCCAGTCACACGAAAACATTACCGTCGACGTGGGACACATCAATCCTGGGCTGACTCTCTCCATGACCGGAGACACGCCGTTCAGTCAGTTCCTGCATAATATCAATCGCAATAAGTGGTACACCGCCGATTGTGAACTCGAAAGCAGCTGTGGTGTGATTCCGATTGAATACCGACCGCAGCGGAGCCTGATTCATGCCGTCCAATGGGCAATCGCCCTGGAATGGTATCTGCTGATGGAAGACCCCTGGCGGGTCGTGATGACCAGTGATCACCCCAACGGCGGTGCCTTCTATCATTACCCCGAGATCATTTATCTGTTGATGGATAAAAGCTTCCGAGATGAATTCCTGTCACAGATGCCCGAAGCAATCCGCGAACGAAGCGTGCTGGCCGATCTGACGCGTGAGTATTCGCTCTATGAAATCGCTATTATTACCCGGGCTGCTCCCGCTCGTGTGCTGGGCATGAAAGACAAAGGGCATCTGGGCACCGGCGCTCACGCTGACATCACAATTTACTCCCCGCAGCAAAACCGCCAGGAAATGTTTGAACGCCCCCGCTGGGTCTTTAAAGATGGAGAGATGGTTGTTGCCGATGGAGAAATTCAGGCGCACCATTTCGGACGCACCTTCTTCACCGCTCCTGAATTTGACCAGGAATTCCTGCCTCAGATCAAGGACTGGTTTAACGATAACTACTCGATCCGCTTTGGTAACTACCAGATCGATGAGGGTGAACTGCCGCTGGCTGAAAAAATAGCCTGCACACCCGAATAAACACCCCATCTCTATTTAAGAAACAAGGCAGAGCGGGCAGCAGGCTTCTCCAGTGACGTTAGATGGGGGAGATAGGTGGCATCGCTTTATCCAATGCCTTTTCGGATAAGACGTCTTCTTCCAGAGGCAGGAACTGCCCCTCATCCGGATTAAAATTGAATACCTCGCCAGTTTCGAATTTATAAACCCAGCCGTGCAGCTTTAGCTCTCCCCGGGATACAGCAGCAGCTACCGAGGGGTGAGTTTTCAGGTTTTCAATCTGTACGAGTACATTTTCCTGAACGGTCAGAATTAGACGTTTTTCGGGCTCGGTAAGATGCCCGTAATTCTCATCCACAATCCGACGCGTACACTCGGCGTGCTCCAGATAACTTTTGACAGCAGGCATCTTCTCTATGAGTTCGGGATTGAGCAGACCTGACATGGCCCCGCAATGGGAGTGGCCACAGACGATAATGTCTTTCACTTTGAGTGCACTGACAGCATACTCGATTGTCGCTGCTTCACCACCGTGAACCGCTCCATAAGCTGGTACAATATTACCGGCAGTTCGCTGAATAAACAGCTCTCCAGGTTTGGTCTGAGTCATGTAATTCGGATTAATTCTGGAGTCCGAACAGGTAATGAACAAGGCGAGCGGATGCTGCCCCTCAACCAGAGTTTCAAACAGCTTCTGGTCCTGGCTGAAATAGTTTCTTTGAAACTTGTGAATTCCATCGACAAGTTTTTGCATCTCATTACTCCCAAGATATTTAAATGTTGTTCAATTACCGCGGTAATGTAGTCAAAGAGAAGGTTTGATAAAACACCTTTTCTCAGACATTCTAGTCAGTCTCTCAGACAATAAATGTTGATTTCAGTATAATAAAATAAATGTGTGACAGGTGAGATAAACTTCTTATTCGATTACCATACACTCAAAATATACATTCATACACATCCGTAGTCTCGCCTGTTCCAAGGGTTCTACAGACTTGTCACCCCTGTTAAAAGTACGTATATTGTTTTCCCGTATACCAGTTTTTGACCTCTGCTATTAGCGGTTAAGTTTCGTCCTTCTGACTGTTTTTCAGCGGCGAAACTGAAACTGTTAATGCTGGAACCATTAATGAGACTCCTCGTTTATTTAATTCTCTTCTGCGTACTGATCTTTGGATCTATGCCTTCGCAGGTTGCTGTCGGGGAAGGACAATCCTCCCCCATCAATCAGCCTGTGGGTAAAGAGAGTAAATCCAAGGACGAGTTAAAAAAATGGGAACTCACTTTTCAGCTTCTGAGAATATCGAGCGACTACTTTAATCAGACAGATTATGTTGATCGCTCTATTCATGATGTTGCTGTCACCCCCACAAGAATCGCTTACAGCCCCGACTGCTCCCGGGCCCCACCAGTTTCTGCAGTCTAATTGCGCAAATTCATTTTCAAAGATTTGCCTGCTGACTTCAACAACTCTGTCTTTATGCTGCGTGCTCGCGATATTTAAGCAGCCTTCATTTTAATCTCTGACTGTCTTTGTAGCAGGCCCCCTGCTTTCCCGAGACGGTTGTTGATCCCTCATACGGAAGTTATGCGCACACTCAACCGGGCGCAGCGATAACTTGTGATTCATCATGAATAAACCTACTGAAATCAAACCAGGTGATCAGCCTGAGTTATCGACAGACTCTGAAAAACATGCTGAGCTGATCCAGGTTATAAAACATGCCGCACATTATCTGCCAGCTCAGGGTCCGATTACGGTCTTCGTGCACCACAATACGCTGCATGCCTTTGAAAGCCTCCCCTTTGAGAACGGTGTCTCCGCAGGCGGCAAGATCTTTGGCTGCCACCCATACCTGCCAGAAGAGCGCTATCGAAAAAAACTGGAAAACCAGCGGATCCGCGTCCAGGACCTGCAGGCAGTCTTACACGATGAACTTGCTGAACGGGCAGATCAACTGATTGGTACGTTTGGAACCCGGTACGCCCT
This window harbors:
- a CDS encoding sugar ABC transporter ATP-binding protein — translated: MSSPATTHPAPLLEVVQISKQFPGVKALSQVSLTLNHGEVLAVIGENGAGKSTLMKILAGVQPPDSGKLLIEGAEVSISDVEAALENGIALIHQELNLCENLDIAANIFLGREPASWNVINQQQTYLESEKLLKQVGLNLPPQTLVGDLTVGQQQMVEIAKALSINARILIMDEPTSSLSLHESEALFAVIRELKARGVSVIYISHRLGEVNDLADRVVVLRDGENAGDLDRASISHERMVQLMVGRNVSQFFPHTPHEPGPVVMEVKNLRTPAYPSHFINFSIRQNEIVGISGLVGAGRTELMQVLFGIDAPLSGSISINGQAIQINSPKDAIRAGLALVPEDRKLQGLVLEMAVRENMSLASLTRDRKSLGRINFNQERNISEEMIAAMKIKTPSDSQIVQFLSGGNQQKVVLGKWLAMNPRVLLLDEPTRGVDIGAKEEIYTLMNQLASQGMAVLFVSSDLEEIRGISDRVLVMHEGQMTGELSRDELSEEAIMQLATGQTLSHSQTQ
- a CDS encoding formylmethanofuran dehydrogenase subunit A, which codes for MSLFRIKNGTVYDPANGVNGEVRDLWIQDGKIIDRPLDADSFTGKTLDASGYTVMPGGIDMHCHIAGPKVNAGRKMTPEMKRQAAPIFRTEQTRSGTGGVVPSTFATGYLFASIGYTTAMDAAIPGLHARHAHEELQDTPILDKGFYLLFGNNHFVMKHLRNQDQNALDSYCAWLLESAKGYTIKIVNPGGVEDWKQISRKSMWELDAPVEGFGVTPRQIVRGLAGTADRLELPHSVHIHCNNLGIPGNWETTLNTMESLEGHRGHLAHVQFHSYDGDPNDPSSFSSATQKLVDYVQSHENITVDVGHINPGLTLSMTGDTPFSQFLHNINRNKWYTADCELESSCGVIPIEYRPQRSLIHAVQWAIALEWYLLMEDPWRVVMTSDHPNGGAFYHYPEIIYLLMDKSFRDEFLSQMPEAIRERSVLADLTREYSLYEIAIITRAAPARVLGMKDKGHLGTGAHADITIYSPQQNRQEMFERPRWVFKDGEMVVADGEIQAHHFGRTFFTAPEFDQEFLPQIKDWFNDNYSIRFGNYQIDEGELPLAEKIACTPE
- a CDS encoding zinc ribbon domain-containing protein; the protein is MITYEYFCESNNETVEVSHRMSESLKTWGEVCEKAGVPLNGTPAAAPVERLISGGLLFKGESSNKKSQLPMADPGCGRSNCCRHH
- a CDS encoding carbonic anhydrase, encoding MQKLVDGIHKFQRNYFSQDQKLFETLVEGQHPLALFITCSDSRINPNYMTQTKPGELFIQRTAGNIVPAYGAVHGGEAATIEYAVSALKVKDIIVCGHSHCGAMSGLLNPELIEKMPAVKSYLEHAECTRRIVDENYGHLTEPEKRLILTVQENVLVQIENLKTHPSVAAAVSRGELKLHGWVYKFETGEVFNFNPDEGQFLPLEEDVLSEKALDKAMPPISPI
- a CDS encoding ABC transporter permease — its product is MKKILGILILLIVVCGVTAISNENFVSAYNIQNVTRLTSLFGIISIGVAFVIISGGIDLSIGSVICLIGTMLPYLLAKGVPVPLAFLIVGALSICIGLAHGLLITKLKLQPFIVTLCGLLIYRGVARGITEDQTQGFGTAHAGLRYLATGKIDLPFIEGFKLPVPFLIMLGLALLAAFLLNKTIFGRYLKAIGNNEAAARYSGIKTDKVVITAYVICSFLAGIGGILFGLDINSVQPEGIGNFYELYAIAAAVLGGCSIRGGEGTILGVVIGAALMRVLRNSITMLGIPSQLEFAIIGAVILVGVVSDELVKRYAQKRRAIQQARQTSG